From the genome of Oncorhynchus tshawytscha isolate Ot180627B unplaced genomic scaffold, Otsh_v2.0 Un_contig_1741_pilon_pilon, whole genome shotgun sequence, one region includes:
- the LOC112267790 gene encoding protein mono-ADP-ribosyltransferase PARP11-like, which yields MFAIRAPEEESSEMVEEMDTSEAVWCWYYLAECGVWHMFEIDPSAACSVTSEQIEQNYSRNQHGVMEFYTAKYTYRLDFSVMKQINVTTGKQRPIKRAFHSATGFRFICDNLALPVPCHWERINTDEPYQLVSLARDTYEFKEVVRLYERTMCHPIKSIQRIQNLDLWEFFCRKKQQLRKIKRVVDIEEKMLFHGTGHSNVQAICTYNFDWRLTGSHGDVYGRGSYFARDAKYSSKFCLTTGKHNFALQKHGLAPPIFSSEPPYKTMFLARVLVGESTLGNPLFCRPPSKDMSYSNFFDSCVDDLANPKIYVIFDCNQIYPEYLIEFY from the exons ATGTTTGCCATAAGGGCACCTGAGGAGGAGTCctcagagatggtggaggagatgGACACGTCAGAGGCTGTCTGGTGCTGGTATTACCTAGCTGAATGTGGAGTGTGGCACATGTTTGAG ATTGATCCAAGTGCTGCATGCTCTGTGACCAGTGAGCAGATAGAACAGAATTACAGCAGGAATCAACACGGTGTCATGGAGTTTTACACCGCCAAGTACACCTACAGACTGGACTTCTCAG TCATGAAGCAGATCAATGTCACAACCGGGAAACAACGGCCAATCAAACGGGCATTCCACTCTGCCACTGGCTTTAG GTTCATTTGTGATAATCTGGCCCTGCCGGTGCCCTGCCACTGGGAGAGAATAAATACAGACGAGCCTTATCAG CTCGTCTCATTGGCCAGAGATACTTATGAATTCAAGGAAGTGGTCAGACTCTATGAAAGGACCATGTGTCACCCTATCAAATCTATTCAGAGGATACAGAACCTGGATCTGTGGGAGTTCTTTTGCAg GAAAAAACAACAATTGCGCAAGATAAAGCGAGTTGTGGACATTGAGGAGAAAATGTTATTTCATGGCACAGGCCACAGCAACGTGCAGGCTATATGCACATATAACTTTGACTGGCGGCTAACTGGGAGCCATGGGGACGTCTATGGCAGAG GGAGTTATTTCGCCCGAGACGCCAAGTATTCTAGCAAATTCTGCCTTACGACGGGGAAACATAACTTTGCCTTGCAGAAGCACGGACTAGCCCCGCCGATATTTTCAAGCGAGCCTCCATATAAGACCATGTTCCTGGCCAGAGTGCTGGTCGGCGAGTCCACGTTAGGCAATCCGCTGTTCTGCCGACCGCCATCCAAGGACATGAGCTACAGCAACTTCTTTGACAGCTGTGTGGACGACCTCGCCAACCCAAAGATCTACGTCATCTTCGACTGCAACCAGATTTACCCAGAGTATCTGATTGAGTTCTACTGA